CAGGTGCGTGACGTCGCGGTCACCGATGCGGATGGCGCCGCCGTCGACGTCCTCCAGGCCCGCGAGCATCCGCAGCGAGGTGGACTTTCCGCAACCCGACGGGCCGACCAGGACGAGGAATTCGCCGTCCTCGATCGCGATGTCGAGCGCGTCGACGGCGGGCTTGGTGGAGCCCGGATAGATCCGGGTCGCCTTGTCGAACGTGACAGTGGCCATGGTGATGGGCCCCCTTCTACCGGCAGGAACGTGCCGGACGATCCGTTGTAGGAAGGTGGTGGTGTAGTCCACACGGGTGAACTGGCTCACGACGGTACCTGCCGTTCACTCGCTCTGTCAGCACATCCGGGTCTGTGAACTTCGCGGAAATTTTCGACAGGAGCGGGCCGAGACCTGGGTACACTGCACGGGCGCCCATGCGCAGGCCTCCTTAGCTCAGCTGGTCAGAGCGCCGCTCTTGTAAAGCGAAGGTCGTCGGTTCGAATCCGACAGGGGGCTCCGGCAGCCCGGGTGGGACGAGTTCCCACCTGGGCTTTTTCATGTGCGGGGCAGGCGCCGGGCCGCACCCGCACAGGCCCCGCGAGATCACCGGGAATGTCAATCACGGACCGGGCGATACTGACGTGCGTGAATCGGCTCATGGGAAACAACCGGGGCCTAGGCGTGTGGGCGTACATCCGCAGCGCTCCCGGCACGTATGTGTGGCTGGCGGTCCTCTTCGTCACGACCGTCGCACTGCACCAGATGTCGCCGGAGTTCGAGCAGCACTTCCTGCGGCAGCGATCGACCAACATCCACGAGCTGTCCCACAACCCGGTACGCGTCCTCGTCGCCAGCGCGATGTGGATCGACAGCGGCCGCTGGCTCCCGTACGTCCTGCTGTACAGCGTCTTCCACGCGCAGGCCGAACGCTGGCTCGGCACACCCCGCTGGCTCGCGGTGTGCGCACTGGCCCACGTCCTGGCCACACTGATCAGCGAGGGGGCGCTCCTGGTCGCGATCCAGGGCGGCGTGGCCCACCACTCCGCCGTCAACACCTTGGACATCGGTGTGAGTTACGCACTGGCCGGCGTCATCGGCGTCCTCACCTACCGGATCGCCCCGCCCTGGCGGTACGCCTACCTCCTCGTCGTACTGATCTTGTTCGGACTGCCCTTGGCCGAAGGACCGACCTTCACCGACCTCGGTCATTTCGTCTCCGTACTGATCGGCCTGGCCTGCTATCCGCTGACCCGGAGCCGCGGAAAAGCATGGAATCCGAAGGAGACACTGGCCGCTCTCAGGGGTTAACGTCCCGGCCATGAGCAGCTCGGCAAGCAGTGTCGTCAACGGCGGGATCTCCTTCTGGTACGCGGACGACGGCCTCCCGGCGGTCCACGAACCGCTGTCCGGGGACGCGTCCGCCGACGTCGTCGTCATCGGCGGCGGCTACACCGGCCTGTGGACCGCGTACTACCTGAAGAAGGCCGCCCCCTACCTCCGCATCACCGTCCTGGAGCAGAAGTTCTGCGGCTACGGCGCCTCCGGCCGCAACGGCGGCTGGCTCTACAACGGCATCGCCGGCCGCGACCGCTACGCCAAGCTGCACGGCCGCGAAGCCGCCGTACGGCTGCAACAGGCGATGAACGACACCGTCGCCGAGGTCATCGCGGTGGCCGAGGCCGAAGGCATCGAGGCGGACATCCACAAGGGCGGCGTCCTCGAAGTGGCCACCACACCCGCCCAGTTGGCCCGCCTCAAGGCCTTCCATGAGCACGAGCTGTCGTACGGCGAGAAGGACCGGGAACTCTACGGCGCCCGGGAGACCGCCGAGCGCATCCGCATCGCCGACGCCGTCGGCTCCACCTGGACCCCGCACGGCGCCCGACTGCACCCGGTGAAGCTCGTCAAGGGCCTCGCGGCCGCCGTCGAGGCCCTGGGCGTCACCATCCACGAATCGACCCCGGTGACCGAAATCCGCCCCAAACACGCCGTCACCCCCTACGGCACCGTCCGCGCCCCCTACATCCTGCGCTGCACCGAAGGCTTCACCGCGTCCCTGAAGGGCCAGAAACGCACCTGGCTGCCCATGAACTCCTCCATGATCGCCACCGAGCCGCTGGCCGGGGAGCAGTGGTCGGCGATCGGCTGGGACGGCCGCGAAACCCTGGGCGACATGGCCCACGCCTACATGTACGCGCAGCGCACCGCCGACGACCGGATCGCGCTCGGCGGGCGCGGGGTGCCGTACCGTTTCGGCTCCAGGACCGACAACGACGGCCGCACACAGCAGGCGACCATCGAAGCCCTGCACGAGATCCTGACCCGCTTCTTCCCCTCCCTGGCGGGCGTCCGCGTGGCATACGCCTGGTCGGGCGTCCTCGGCGTCCCCCGCGACTGGTGCGCCACGGTCACCCTGGACCGCTCGACCGGCCTCGGCTGGGCCGGCGGCTATGTCGGCTCCGGCGTCGCCACCACCAACCTGGCCGCCCGCACCCTGCGCGACCTGGTCCAGCTGGACTCCGGCCAGGGTGGCCGCACCGAGCTGACCGACCTGCCCTGGGTGGACCACAAGGTCCGCAAGTGGGAACCGGAACCTTTCCGCTGGCTGGGCGTCCACGGCATGTACGCCACCTATCGCGCGGCCGACCAGCGCGAACGCCTCCACCCGGGCACGGAGTCCTCCCGGCTGGCGAAGGTGGCGGACCGGGTGGCCGGGCGGCACTGAGGGGAGGACGCGCCGGTTCGGGGCGTCGGCGGCGCCGGGCTCAGGTCACGGACTCCACCGCCGGTTCCTCCGCGGCCACCCCGTGTTTCGGGGCCCTGGCCGTGATCATCAGGCCGGCCGTCAGGCCTGCCAGGAGCATGACCCCGGCCGCCCACCAGATGGCGATGGTGTAGCCGTGGACCACGCCGGCCGGGATGACGAGGCCTTTGGGGGCGCCGGTGCGCAGGCGGGCGGCGCGCATGGTGATCCCCCCAGGAAGGCGGCCGTCGCTTCCCGGCCCGGTCTCCGGCCTCAAGCACGCTTGAGGTCAAGTGCGGGCCGGCCCAGGATCAGGGACACCGCCGTGACCGCGCTGTTGAAGGACACCTCCGACAGCACGCCCGGCGCCGCGACCGAGTCGCCCGCGAGATAGACGCCGTCGCCGCGATCCACGGCGGGCCGGTCCCGCCAGCTGCGCCCCGGCAGGTCCAGCGCGCCCGTACGGCCGTCCGCCACGGCCTCCCGCCGCCAGGTCAGCCGCTCCCGCCAGCCCTTGAAGCCCAGGTCGAGCAACTGCTCGGCGCGGGCGAGGCCGTCGGCCCGGGACTCGCCCGGCGCGATCGGGAACTGTCCCTGGATCAGCTGTTCGCCGGCCGGTGCGAGGGTCTGGTCCGGCGCCGTGCACCGCTCCAGCCAGCCGGTCGCGTCGAGGTCCGACAGGATGAACGGGTCGCCGCGCCGGGTGCGCACGGCCAGGTCGAGCAGGACGGTACGGCCGCTCGGCCAGGTCAGCGAGTCGTCGCCGAGCAGCCGCCGGGCGGCGGGCAGGGAGGTGGCGACGACCACGGGTGTGCCGGTGGGCAGCGCGTCGACGCGGGACAGCGTCTCGACCCGCACGCCCAGGTTCCAGGCCCGGTCGGCCATCCGGTCGATCAGGGAGGCCCAGCCGCCGACCGGGTAGCGCGCCTCGGGCGGCAGCTTGGTGGCCCGGCGCAGGAGTTCCTGCACGAACGCGGCGGACAGGGCGCCCGGGTCGTGGTGGAAGAGGGCGACGGCCGCGTAGTTCGCCGCGGCGCGGGCGCCCTCCTCGCCGGCGACGCCGGTCGCCCAGCTCAGGAAGTCGGCGTCGACCGGGGCGTGCCGGACGCCGGGGCGCAGCAGCTTCAGCATCGCGAAGGGCGGGGTGCGGCGCAGCATGCCCTGGTGGCGCAGCCGCAGCCGGGCCGCCTCCAGCGGCGGGATCGGGGCGAGCGGGCCGATGAGGTTCCGCTGCCTGAGCCAGGTCCAGTGCGGCCCGCCGTTGTAGAGGGCGTGGGGACCTTCGTTGGTGCGGTACGGCCCCTCGGCGGTGCGGGCCCTACCGCCCAGGGTGTGATGGGCCTCGTGGACGGTGACCCTGGCGCCTGCCTCGGCGGCGGTGATCGCGGCGGTGAGTCCGGCGAAGCCGCCGCCGATGACGGTGATGTGATGCATGGCTGTGGGCTCTCCCTCGGATCGGTCCCGGATGGTTCCCGGATCGGTTCACGGTTGTGTGGGTTACGACCGTGCGGTGGGCCGGAATGTGACATCGCCGGGGTTTTCCCAGGTCAGGGCGGATTGTCAGTGGCGGGGTGCAGCATGGGGGGCATGGCGAGGAGAGCGACGGGCGGCCGTGCGGCGGGCCGGGCGGGGCAGACGGCCGGACGGGCCGGGGTGAAGGGCGCGCGGCGGCCGGAGTTGCGGCTGCCGCCCCTGGAGCCGTGGACGGAAGGGGAGTTGCAGCCGGACGGGGACTACGACGGCTTGGAGTTCCGGGACGCGGACCTGACCGGGCAGGACGGCGTGGGCGCCCGGTTCATGGACTGCGCGCTGACGGGCTGTGCGGTGGACGGGACGGCGCTGGGCCGGGCCAGAGTGCTGGACTCGGTCCTGACCGGACTGCGCGGGGTGGGCACGCACCTGGCCGAGTCCACGTTCCGGGACGTGGAGCTGATCGACGCCCGGCTGGGCGGCACGCAGCTGCACGGCGCGGTCCTGGAGCGGGTCGTGGTCCGCGGCGGCAAGATCGACTATCTGAATCTGCGGGAGTCGAGCCTCAAGGACGTCGTCTTCGAGTCCTGCGTCCTTGTCGAGCCGGACTTCGCGGGCGCCAGCCTGGAGCGGGTGGAGTTCGTCGACTGCGCGCTGAGAGAGGCCGACTTCGGCAGCGCGACCCTGCAGGACGTGGACCTGCGCGGGGCCGCCCCGCTGGAGATCGTGCGGGGTCTGGACCGGCTGTCGGGGGCGGTGATCAGCACGGGGCAACTGCTGGATCTGGCACCGGTGTTGGCGGCGGAGTGGGGGATCAGGGTGGAGTAGGGGCTACGGCACGCGGGGAAAGCGGGTCTGGAGTGTCCAGATGGCCGGGTTCTCCGCCAGGTCCTCGTGGAGGTCGGTGAGGTCGGCGATCAGGTCGTGCAGGAAGTCGCGGGCCTCGCGGCGCAGTTCGGTGTGGGAGAAGGACAGCGGGGACTCCTCGGCCGGCGTCCAGTCGGCGGCGATGTCGACCCAGCCGAAGCGGCGCTCGAACAGCATCCGGTCGGTGGACTCGGTGAAGTCCAGTTCCGCCCGCTGCGGCCGGGCGGCGCGGGAGCCCATCGGATCCCGGTCCAGCCGCTCGGCGATGTCGCACAGCGCCCATGCGAAGTCCAGCACCGGCACCCATCCCCAGGCTGTGGACAGCTCCCGGTCCGTCTCGGTGTCCGCGAGATACACATCACCGCAGAACAGGTCGTGCCGCAGCGTGTGGACGTCCGCGCGGCG
Above is a genomic segment from Streptomyces fodineus containing:
- a CDS encoding pentapeptide repeat-containing protein, with amino-acid sequence MARRATGGRAAGRAGQTAGRAGVKGARRPELRLPPLEPWTEGELQPDGDYDGLEFRDADLTGQDGVGARFMDCALTGCAVDGTALGRARVLDSVLTGLRGVGTHLAESTFRDVELIDARLGGTQLHGAVLERVVVRGGKIDYLNLRESSLKDVVFESCVLVEPDFAGASLERVEFVDCALREADFGSATLQDVDLRGAAPLEIVRGLDRLSGAVISTGQLLDLAPVLAAEWGIRVE
- a CDS encoding NAD(P)-binding protein, with the protein product MHHITVIGGGFAGLTAAITAAEAGARVTVHEAHHTLGGRARTAEGPYRTNEGPHALYNGGPHWTWLRQRNLIGPLAPIPPLEAARLRLRHQGMLRRTPPFAMLKLLRPGVRHAPVDADFLSWATGVAGEEGARAAANYAAVALFHHDPGALSAAFVQELLRRATKLPPEARYPVGGWASLIDRMADRAWNLGVRVETLSRVDALPTGTPVVVATSLPAARRLLGDDSLTWPSGRTVLLDLAVRTRRGDPFILSDLDATGWLERCTAPDQTLAPAGEQLIQGQFPIAPGESRADGLARAEQLLDLGFKGWRERLTWRREAVADGRTGALDLPGRSWRDRPAVDRGDGVYLAGDSVAAPGVLSEVSFNSAVTAVSLILGRPALDLKRA
- a CDS encoding rhomboid-like protein, with amino-acid sequence MGNNRGLGVWAYIRSAPGTYVWLAVLFVTTVALHQMSPEFEQHFLRQRSTNIHELSHNPVRVLVASAMWIDSGRWLPYVLLYSVFHAQAERWLGTPRWLAVCALAHVLATLISEGALLVAIQGGVAHHSAVNTLDIGVSYALAGVIGVLTYRIAPPWRYAYLLVVLILFGLPLAEGPTFTDLGHFVSVLIGLACYPLTRSRGKAWNPKETLAALRG
- a CDS encoding NAD(P)/FAD-dependent oxidoreductase, with amino-acid sequence MSSSASSVVNGGISFWYADDGLPAVHEPLSGDASADVVVIGGGYTGLWTAYYLKKAAPYLRITVLEQKFCGYGASGRNGGWLYNGIAGRDRYAKLHGREAAVRLQQAMNDTVAEVIAVAEAEGIEADIHKGGVLEVATTPAQLARLKAFHEHELSYGEKDRELYGARETAERIRIADAVGSTWTPHGARLHPVKLVKGLAAAVEALGVTIHESTPVTEIRPKHAVTPYGTVRAPYILRCTEGFTASLKGQKRTWLPMNSSMIATEPLAGEQWSAIGWDGRETLGDMAHAYMYAQRTADDRIALGGRGVPYRFGSRTDNDGRTQQATIEALHEILTRFFPSLAGVRVAYAWSGVLGVPRDWCATVTLDRSTGLGWAGGYVGSGVATTNLAARTLRDLVQLDSGQGGRTELTDLPWVDHKVRKWEPEPFRWLGVHGMYATYRAADQRERLHPGTESSRLAKVADRVAGRH